One Streptomyces sp. RPA4-2 genomic window carries:
- a CDS encoding carbohydrate ABC transporter permease — protein sequence MTTAPADTGQRRHTGDGPPDRPTEDARRPMTASRRANRAGLAFVSPTFVVVLVVVILPILWTVLLAFQHARLVDIQGMGLFGHWTLDNFDQVFNSAGFWSSLGTTLLYTVGATFGSIALGLIAALALRKPFRGRGLLRAAMLLPYVAPVVAVSFVWEVALSPQYGVVNNWGRRLFGWDDPIAFLSTRAYEVHVLGLHFDIPLALLTVIAFETWRYFPFAFLFILARLQAVPDGLEEAALVDGATPTQRFRHILLPQLMPVIALLCVLRFILTFNKFDDVYLLTGGGAGTDVAAVRVYDFLTARYDVGAAAAQALVLAVALMILMGLYFKFFGNKVQEESS from the coding sequence ATGACAACAGCTCCAGCCGATACAGGACAGCGCCGTCACACCGGCGACGGACCCCCGGACCGGCCCACCGAAGACGCTCGCCGCCCGATGACGGCGAGCCGCCGCGCCAACCGCGCGGGCCTGGCGTTCGTCTCCCCGACCTTCGTCGTGGTCCTCGTCGTGGTGATCCTGCCCATCCTGTGGACCGTGCTGCTCGCGTTCCAGCACGCCAGGCTGGTCGACATCCAGGGCATGGGCCTGTTCGGCCACTGGACCCTGGACAACTTCGACCAGGTCTTCAACTCGGCCGGTTTCTGGTCGAGCCTCGGCACCACCTTGCTGTACACCGTCGGCGCCACCTTCGGATCCATCGCCCTCGGCCTGATCGCCGCCCTCGCCCTGCGCAAGCCGTTCCGCGGCCGTGGCCTGCTGCGCGCGGCGATGCTGCTGCCCTACGTCGCCCCCGTCGTCGCCGTCTCCTTCGTCTGGGAAGTGGCGCTCAGCCCCCAGTACGGCGTGGTCAACAACTGGGGCCGCCGTCTGTTCGGCTGGGACGACCCCATCGCCTTCCTGTCCACCCGCGCCTACGAAGTCCACGTGCTGGGACTCCACTTCGACATCCCGCTCGCCCTGCTGACCGTCATCGCCTTCGAGACCTGGCGGTACTTCCCCTTCGCGTTCCTGTTCATCCTGGCCCGGCTGCAGGCCGTACCCGACGGCCTGGAGGAGGCCGCCCTGGTGGACGGTGCGACCCCCACCCAGCGGTTCCGCCACATCCTGCTGCCCCAGCTGATGCCCGTCATCGCCCTGCTGTGCGTCCTGCGGTTCATCCTGACCTTCAACAAGTTCGACGACGTCTACCTGCTGACCGGCGGCGGTGCGGGCACCGACGTCGCGGCCGTACGGGTCTACGACTTCCTCACCGCCCGTTACGACGTGGGAGCCGCGGCCGCCCAGGCACTGGTCCTGGCCGTCGCGCTCATGATCCTGATGGGCCTCTACTTCAAGTTCTTCGGCAACAAGGTCCAGGAGGAGTCGTCATGA
- a CDS encoding carbohydrate ABC transporter permease, which produces MSRAQFEERFFGVLRWIVIAFLAVITVMPFYYMLLLSLKPIDALLLDPGSLWVSTKDFTLSTYRDVLRSTDDGGQGFLKFLLNSALVSLGTVALTLLAAVPGAYAISRLKFFGHRQVSALFLAVYLFPATLLAVPLFVVFAKLHLSSSLVGLAIVYVAQTVPVAIYMLKNYLVTIPYSIEEAAALDGLSRLQTLRKVILPLALPSLMATGLYVFMIAWNEFLFALLFLAADPGKWTVPLGLAQLSNGVEVPKTVLMAGSVVLTIPVILLFFAAERMLTEGLTSGADKS; this is translated from the coding sequence ATGAGCCGCGCCCAGTTCGAGGAGAGGTTCTTCGGCGTCCTGCGCTGGATCGTCATCGCGTTCCTCGCAGTGATCACGGTGATGCCCTTCTACTACATGCTGCTGCTGTCGCTGAAGCCCATCGACGCACTGCTGCTGGACCCGGGCTCCCTGTGGGTCTCGACCAAGGACTTCACCCTCTCGACCTACCGCGACGTGCTGCGCTCCACCGACGACGGCGGCCAGGGGTTCCTCAAGTTCCTGCTCAACTCCGCGCTGGTCTCGCTCGGCACCGTCGCTCTGACACTGCTGGCCGCGGTGCCCGGCGCCTACGCGATCAGCCGGCTGAAGTTCTTCGGCCACCGCCAGGTCAGCGCCCTCTTCCTCGCCGTCTACCTGTTCCCGGCGACGCTGCTGGCCGTCCCGCTGTTCGTCGTCTTCGCCAAACTGCACCTGTCCTCCAGCCTGGTCGGACTCGCCATCGTCTACGTCGCCCAGACCGTGCCGGTGGCCATCTACATGCTGAAGAACTACCTCGTCACCATTCCCTACTCGATCGAGGAGGCCGCGGCGCTCGACGGCCTCAGCCGCCTGCAGACCCTTCGCAAGGTGATCCTGCCCCTGGCCCTGCCGTCCCTCATGGCGACCGGGCTGTACGTCTTCATGATCGCCTGGAACGAGTTCCTGTTCGCCCTGCTCTTCCTGGCCGCGGACCCCGGCAAGTGGACGGTGCCACTGGGTCTGGCGCAACTGTCCAACGGCGTCGAAGTGCCCAAGACCGTACTGATGGCAGGGTCGGTGGTGCTGACGATTCCCGTGATACTCCTGTTCTTCGCCGCCGAGCGAATGCTGACCGAGGGCCTGACCAGCGGTGCCGACAAGAGCTGA
- a CDS encoding ROK family transcriptional regulator, with the protein MGEPMLTPTQISAGELLQLIRGGRANTRADLQRITGLSRSTIGQRLDLLNRAGWLKHVAGSSTGGRPSQQIVFDPRHASVIAVDLEIKHARAAVLDLGGAILAETTGPLDIGEGPEAVLDQLAQWFPDLIAAAGVDAAHICGIGLSVPGPVEWETGHVIEPPVMPGWDRYPIRERLQKAYAEHVGRSMGDGPVPVFVDNDANLMALAEHQASHRDCTAFVLVKVSTGIGAGVVVDGKVYRGIDGGAGDIGHIRLHDRPDVLCMCGSHGCLGAVASGRALARDLSALGTDATSAADVKRLLADGHPDALRLAREAGRRAGEVLVTVVSLLNPGVLMIAGELSGAPFMTGVRELLYQRAFPRATANLQVVTSRLGEHAGVIGAAAMVVEILYAPDRAEARLGHLTA; encoded by the coding sequence ATGGGGGAACCGATGCTGACACCGACTCAGATCAGTGCGGGCGAGCTGCTGCAGCTCATCCGCGGCGGTCGCGCGAACACGCGCGCGGACCTGCAGCGGATCACCGGACTGTCCCGCTCGACCATCGGCCAGCGACTGGACCTTCTCAACCGGGCGGGGTGGCTCAAGCACGTCGCCGGCTCATCGACCGGCGGCCGCCCGTCCCAGCAGATCGTCTTCGACCCGCGGCACGCCTCGGTCATCGCCGTGGACCTCGAGATCAAGCACGCACGGGCCGCGGTCCTCGATCTCGGGGGCGCCATACTCGCCGAGACCACCGGGCCGCTGGACATCGGTGAGGGCCCGGAGGCCGTACTGGACCAACTGGCACAGTGGTTCCCGGATCTGATCGCCGCCGCCGGAGTCGACGCCGCCCACATCTGCGGAATCGGGCTGTCCGTTCCCGGCCCCGTGGAGTGGGAGACGGGCCATGTCATCGAACCACCGGTCATGCCGGGCTGGGACCGGTATCCCATCCGGGAACGCCTGCAGAAGGCCTACGCCGAGCACGTCGGCCGGAGCATGGGGGACGGCCCGGTTCCCGTCTTCGTGGACAACGACGCCAACCTCATGGCGCTGGCCGAACACCAGGCCAGCCACCGGGACTGCACGGCCTTCGTCCTCGTGAAGGTCTCCACGGGCATCGGCGCCGGCGTCGTCGTGGACGGCAAGGTGTACCGCGGCATCGACGGCGGCGCCGGCGACATCGGCCACATCCGACTGCACGACCGGCCCGACGTCCTGTGCATGTGCGGCTCCCACGGCTGCCTGGGCGCCGTGGCCAGCGGCCGGGCTCTGGCCAGGGACCTGAGCGCACTCGGCACGGACGCCACCTCGGCCGCCGACGTCAAGCGCCTGCTCGCCGACGGCCATCCGGACGCCCTCCGGCTGGCCCGAGAGGCCGGACGGAGGGCGGGCGAGGTCCTGGTCACCGTGGTCAGCCTGCTCAACCCCGGCGTCCTCATGATCGCCGGCGAACTCTCCGGTGCCCCCTTCATGACCGGCGTCCGGGAGCTGCTCTACCAGCGGGCCTTCCCCCGTGCCACCGCGAACCTGCAGGTCGTCACCTCACGCCTGGGCGAACACGCGGGCGTCATAGGGGCGGCCGCCATGGTCGTCGAGATCCTCTACGCCCCCGACCGCGCCGAAGCCCGCCTCGGCCACCTCACGGCCTGA
- a CDS encoding Gfo/Idh/MocA family protein yields the protein MIVTSAPWADRPVEVGLVGAGPWARAMHARMLAAGPETRLAAVWARRSEAARETAAPHGAHVADSFGELLDRCEAVAFAVPPAVQAELAPLAARQGKALLLEKPLGPDLAAAQSVADAVLSAGVVSQLVLTKRYHPVTEAFLDTARTREISGARSCYLHGAFLGGDFATGWRLEHGALLDLGPHLLDLLDLAVSPITGIRSTGDSRRWIELTLEHENGAVSQASLSGSVSVARALTRVELFGPDAPLTYDTAEIDHEECWPILRRTFATAVRANKPTDLDAARGLYLQRLIDQAARAAR from the coding sequence GTGATCGTCACCTCTGCCCCCTGGGCGGACCGACCCGTGGAGGTCGGCCTCGTGGGCGCCGGTCCCTGGGCCCGCGCCATGCACGCCCGGATGCTCGCCGCCGGACCCGAGACCCGCCTCGCCGCGGTGTGGGCCCGCCGCTCCGAAGCCGCGCGAGAGACCGCCGCACCGCACGGAGCGCACGTCGCCGACTCTTTCGGCGAACTCCTCGACCGGTGCGAGGCCGTGGCGTTCGCCGTACCCCCGGCCGTACAGGCCGAGCTGGCACCCCTGGCCGCACGCCAGGGGAAGGCGCTGCTGCTGGAGAAGCCGCTCGGACCCGACCTGGCGGCCGCACAGAGTGTCGCCGACGCCGTCCTCAGCGCCGGGGTGGTCTCCCAACTCGTTCTGACCAAGCGCTACCACCCGGTCACCGAAGCCTTCCTCGACACCGCACGCACCCGCGAGATCTCCGGTGCGCGCTCCTGCTACCTCCACGGCGCGTTCCTCGGCGGCGACTTCGCCACCGGCTGGCGTCTCGAACACGGCGCGCTGCTCGACCTCGGCCCGCATCTGCTCGACCTGCTGGACCTTGCCGTCTCGCCCATCACCGGCATACGGAGCACCGGCGACTCCCGGCGCTGGATCGAACTCACCCTGGAACACGAGAACGGAGCCGTCAGCCAGGCGTCCTTGTCGGGTTCCGTCAGCGTGGCCCGCGCTCTGACCCGCGTCGAACTCTTCGGTCCCGACGCGCCGTTGACCTACGATACGGCCGAGATCGACCACGAGGAGTGCTGGCCGATCCTGCGCCGGACCTTCGCCACCGCCGTGCGTGCGAACAAGCCGACGGACCTCGACGCAGCACGCGGGCTGTACTTGCAGCGCCTCATCGATCAGGCGGCCAGGGCAGCACGGTGA
- a CDS encoding alpha/beta fold hydrolase — MFEDNLGRNESLTPGVHEIVIDGVIQRYHVAGDGPVCLVHSGGPGVHWEYLRMPLLERHMTAVYVAPVGAGESGELSDGHYSMERYARFVDGLVDHLGVPEVSLMGHSAGGFVALQYELDHPGKLAGLILYDSAPLFGPDLHAEAEVQMSAFEQRHAGRSEVADVVAAYRQSETPRTTKSEVTEHVRRLLPAYFADYWGMPNELREAVGNVEVEYIPSAGNWDVRDALGKVSIPTQILVGRYDWICPVRWAEEMHEEIAGSRLTVFESSGHFVHLEEPEAFVRTVTEFLADVAGRTGDHPKETRR; from the coding sequence GTGTTCGAAGACAACCTCGGACGTAACGAGAGTCTCACGCCTGGCGTGCACGAGATCGTGATCGACGGCGTCATCCAGCGCTATCACGTGGCGGGAGACGGCCCGGTGTGCCTGGTGCACTCCGGCGGGCCGGGAGTCCACTGGGAATACCTGCGGATGCCACTCCTCGAAAGGCACATGACGGCCGTCTATGTGGCTCCGGTAGGAGCTGGGGAGTCGGGAGAGCTCTCCGACGGCCACTACAGCATGGAGCGGTACGCGCGCTTCGTCGATGGGCTGGTGGACCATCTGGGAGTGCCGGAGGTCTCTCTGATGGGGCACTCCGCGGGAGGATTCGTCGCCCTGCAGTACGAGCTGGACCACCCCGGCAAACTGGCGGGACTGATCCTGTACGACAGCGCACCACTCTTCGGCCCGGACCTGCACGCGGAAGCGGAGGTGCAGATGAGCGCGTTCGAGCAACGGCACGCCGGGCGTTCCGAGGTCGCGGATGTCGTGGCCGCCTACCGGCAGTCGGAGACACCCCGGACCACCAAGTCCGAGGTCACGGAGCACGTACGGCGCCTGCTTCCCGCGTACTTCGCCGACTACTGGGGGATGCCGAACGAGCTGCGGGAAGCGGTCGGAAACGTGGAGGTCGAGTACATTCCGTCCGCAGGAAACTGGGATGTGCGGGACGCTCTGGGAAAGGTCAGCATCCCCACACAGATTCTTGTCGGCCGGTACGACTGGATATGCCCCGTCCGATGGGCCGAGGAGATGCACGAGGAGATAGCGGGTTCCCGGCTCACCGTCTTCGAGAGCAGCGGTCACTTCGTACACCTCGAAGAACCGGAGGCGTTCGTGCGCACCGTGACCGAATTCCTTGCCGACGTTGCCGGACGGACCGGGGACCACCCGAAAGAGACGCGGAGGTAG
- a CDS encoding polysaccharide deacetylase family protein, with protein MNRRITGAALACLLLVTGWGTGCSPEAPRSHAASVAPRTPAAKPAGAHADAQAATAAAYRKWGLKPLAPPPAPPSTKPSSGKTADGEVPVISEIPTDQKIVFLTFDDGTEKDPEFVKMMRELKIPFTMFLTDAAIRTDYGYFKQLQGLGDSVQNHTLTHPNLRTLSAAAQRQEICGQQEKLKKEYGSAPRLLRPPYGNWNKDTRAAAASCGIEAIVLWRESMQIKNMQFQDAHKKLHPGDIILAHFRGPSELKGRTMTQMTANLLRHVREQGFTIARLEDYL; from the coding sequence GTGAACAGGCGGATCACGGGGGCGGCTCTGGCCTGCCTACTTCTGGTGACGGGATGGGGAACGGGCTGCTCGCCCGAAGCACCCCGTTCGCACGCTGCTTCCGTCGCCCCACGGACACCCGCCGCGAAGCCCGCCGGCGCCCACGCCGATGCGCAGGCAGCCACCGCGGCGGCCTACCGCAAGTGGGGCCTGAAGCCGCTGGCGCCACCGCCTGCCCCGCCGTCGACCAAGCCGTCGAGCGGGAAGACCGCAGACGGCGAGGTGCCGGTGATCAGTGAGATACCCACCGACCAGAAGATCGTTTTCCTCACGTTCGACGACGGCACGGAAAAGGATCCGGAGTTCGTGAAGATGATGCGGGAGCTGAAGATCCCCTTCACGATGTTCCTCACGGACGCCGCCATCCGTACCGACTACGGCTACTTCAAGCAGTTGCAGGGACTCGGCGACAGCGTCCAGAACCACACATTGACGCATCCGAACCTCCGCACCCTGAGCGCGGCCGCCCAGCGGCAGGAGATCTGCGGCCAGCAGGAAAAGCTGAAGAAGGAATACGGCTCCGCACCGCGTCTGCTGCGTCCGCCCTACGGCAACTGGAACAAAGACACCCGGGCCGCCGCCGCATCCTGCGGCATCGAGGCGATCGTCCTGTGGCGGGAGTCCATGCAGATCAAGAACATGCAGTTCCAGGACGCCCACAAAAAGCTCCACCCGGGTGACATCATCCTGGCCCATTTCCGCGGACCGTCCGAGCTCAAGGGCAGGACGATGACCCAGATGACGGCGAACCTGCTGCGTCACGTCCGGGAACAGGGCTTCACGATCGCCCGCTTGGAGGACTACCTGTAG
- a CDS encoding HIT family protein encodes MTSEWRTDRIGSALRGENPAVLRRLQAGFAVIGDVQFLPGYSVLLVDDPRVERLSELPKAKRLAFLSDMDVLGEAVEHACRRLDPAFRRVNLEILGNTDGFLHAHVWPRFEWEPADLVHLPVWLYPRENWADERYALDARHDALREEISRELNRLTAAV; translated from the coding sequence ATGACGAGCGAATGGCGGACAGACCGGATCGGAAGCGCTCTGCGGGGGGAGAACCCTGCGGTGCTCAGGCGGTTGCAGGCAGGGTTCGCGGTGATCGGAGACGTTCAGTTCTTGCCGGGCTACTCGGTGCTCTTGGTGGACGACCCCCGTGTGGAGAGGCTGTCCGAGCTTCCGAAGGCGAAGAGGTTGGCGTTCCTGTCCGATATGGACGTGCTCGGTGAAGCCGTTGAGCATGCCTGTCGGCGCCTTGACCCGGCATTCCGCCGGGTGAATTTGGAGATCCTTGGCAATACCGACGGATTCCTGCACGCCCATGTATGGCCGCGCTTCGAGTGGGAACCGGCCGACCTGGTGCACCTGCCGGTCTGGCTCTATCCCCGTGAGAACTGGGCAGATGAGCGATATGCCCTGGATGCTCGCCATGATGCCTTGCGGGAGGAGATCAGCAGAGAACTCAATCGACTCACCGCAGCGGTCTGA
- a CDS encoding SMI1/KNR4 family protein, whose protein sequence is MTGTAPDQCPEEATLAFLRSVFAPEWREPPLGRDGVSAWESEHGVVLPEPYRTLIAEISNGSSLGPPEDGGLLPLGWLPPDWHGQGDRNPAAVFPLQKTWAWEGEPLADDHDERVAAVHDHGSIVLGAEDGTSYWVLVVTGPQRGRVWLVADVGAYPYPMPEAAGFLQWVRRWHAGDGWWD, encoded by the coding sequence GTGACAGGCACAGCACCCGATCAGTGCCCCGAAGAGGCCACCTTGGCGTTCCTGCGTTCCGTGTTCGCGCCGGAGTGGCGTGAGCCGCCGCTGGGACGCGATGGCGTCTCCGCGTGGGAATCCGAGCACGGGGTCGTGCTTCCGGAGCCGTACCGGACCCTGATCGCCGAGATCTCCAACGGGTCGTCCCTCGGACCACCGGAAGACGGCGGCCTCCTGCCTCTGGGCTGGCTCCCACCGGACTGGCACGGTCAGGGGGACCGGAACCCTGCCGCTGTGTTTCCTCTCCAGAAGACCTGGGCGTGGGAGGGTGAGCCCCTCGCCGACGACCACGACGAGCGCGTCGCCGCCGTTCACGACCACGGCTCCATCGTGCTCGGCGCGGAAGACGGAACCTCCTACTGGGTCCTCGTGGTGACCGGTCCCCAACGCGGCAGGGTCTGGCTCGTCGCCGACGTCGGCGCCTATCCGTATCCCATGCCGGAAGCGGCGGGCTTCCTTCAGTGGGTGCGACGCTGGCACGCCGGCGACGGCTGGTGGGACTGA
- a CDS encoding DUF4142 domain-containing protein, with the protein MQRSGNVIGTLFVGGALALTLGALAYPAMLGLDTVSTTPDRVIANTQWGPLTEGERDFVVKVRAAGLWEHPLGQIGLQKGQSKAVKIASQHLVDGHAALDTSCRKIAPMLNITLPNVASPQQEGFVTQLKGESGRQFDVDFANILRMTHGSIFNTIAKVRSTTKNTLIRALANQANDTVLDHITVMEKTGLVDFDTTVFNQTTPPKLPKSDMTPPNPVPGQPQVVLNPPPNPTSTPLDLNAAENGARANGG; encoded by the coding sequence ATGCAGCGTTCGGGCAATGTGATCGGAACCCTCTTTGTGGGCGGGGCTCTCGCCCTGACCCTCGGCGCGCTCGCGTACCCGGCGATGCTCGGCCTGGACACTGTGTCGACCACGCCCGACCGGGTCATCGCGAACACGCAGTGGGGACCGCTTACCGAAGGTGAACGGGACTTCGTGGTCAAGGTGCGCGCGGCCGGCCTGTGGGAGCACCCGCTCGGCCAGATCGGCCTGCAGAAGGGGCAGAGCAAAGCAGTCAAGATCGCGAGCCAGCACCTCGTCGACGGACACGCCGCCCTGGACACCAGTTGTCGCAAGATCGCGCCGATGCTGAACATCACGCTGCCCAACGTGGCGAGTCCCCAGCAGGAGGGCTTCGTCACCCAGCTGAAGGGGGAGTCGGGGCGGCAGTTCGACGTCGACTTCGCCAACATCTTGCGGATGACCCACGGTTCGATCTTCAACACGATCGCCAAGGTCCGTTCGACCACCAAGAACACGCTGATCCGCGCCCTGGCCAACCAGGCCAACGACACAGTGCTCGACCACATCACCGTGATGGAGAAGACCGGCCTCGTCGACTTCGACACCACTGTCTTCAACCAGACGACCCCGCCCAAGCTGCCCAAGTCCGACATGACCCCGCCGAATCCGGTCCCCGGTCAGCCTCAGGTGGTCCTCAATCCCCCGCCCAATCCGACCTCCACACCGCTGGACCTCAACGCCGCCGAGAACGGGGCGAGGGCGAATGGCGGCTAG
- a CDS encoding class I SAM-dependent methyltransferase: protein MVEHDALDATREAYDAAAPTYAELFRDALRDSPLDRGILGVFAELAAARGGGQVADLGCGPGHITAYLDELGLTAFGVDASPVMIELARQAYPRLRFDVGSMAALDIADGALGGVLSRWSIIHTPPEELPVVLAEFQRVLAPGGHLLVGFSATDDASHPTQVFDHAVTPAHRWWPDHLAATLRESGLAEVARTVREPQPTDRRQFREVHLLARKAQAGTA, encoded by the coding sequence ATGGTCGAACACGATGCCCTCGATGCCACCCGCGAGGCCTACGACGCCGCTGCCCCCACCTATGCGGAGCTGTTCCGTGACGCGCTGCGTGACAGTCCTCTGGACCGCGGGATCTTGGGTGTCTTCGCCGAACTCGCCGCTGCGCGTGGGGGCGGTCAGGTCGCTGACCTGGGGTGTGGACCCGGCCATATCACCGCTTATCTGGACGAGCTCGGGCTGACGGCGTTCGGTGTCGACGCCTCTCCCGTGATGATCGAGTTGGCTCGGCAGGCCTACCCGCGCCTGCGGTTCGACGTCGGCTCGATGGCCGCGTTGGACATCGCTGACGGCGCGCTCGGCGGCGTACTCTCACGTTGGTCCATCATCCACACGCCGCCGGAGGAACTCCCCGTCGTCCTGGCGGAGTTCCAGCGGGTGCTGGCACCTGGCGGCCACCTTCTGGTCGGCTTTTCGGCAACCGATGACGCGTCCCACCCGACGCAGGTCTTCGACCACGCGGTCACGCCGGCCCATCGGTGGTGGCCCGACCACCTCGCCGCGACGCTGCGCGAGTCCGGGTTGGCCGAGGTGGCCAGGACGGTTCGCGAGCCCCAGCCCACCGACCGACGGCAGTTCCGCGAGGTTCACCTGCTCGCCCGCAAAGCCCAGGCAGGGACTGCCTGA
- a CDS encoding long-chain fatty acid--CoA ligase yields the protein MHAFELPPPAATAMQGGLADSLFETARREPTLAQVARRLDGASGTWAPITAAELWDEVVDVARGLVASGIRPGNRVAIMARTRYEWTVLSYALWTVGAELVPIYPTSSHEQVAWILQDAACVAVVVEDEQGIMTVGSACASLPSLRHVWQLDTGALSKLAERGRAIPPTTVDSLRRIVLPDSTAVIAYTSGTTGNPKGCALTHRGLASPVDTLLTGWRQTAAPPGEQPAILAFLPFSHVYGLMIQGLCLRGGILLGHEPDLSEEALSAALLSFRPTFLYAVPFVFEKIYKNFVRTAQQTGRAALFERAVQTAKDFAAAGERQRLGTGPGPGFDLRLQHALYEKTVYRKLRATLGGRVCGAVSGGSPLNRELALFYAGIGILVHDGYGLTETSGGITAQPVGRAKFGTVGQALPGTDIRVADDGEILVWGPSVFQGYINDEAATHASFQDGWLATGDIGRLDTERYLTITGRKKDIIITSGGKSVAPAVLEERLRVHPLIHQAVIVGDNRPCVGALITLDPDFLAHWRGTWTKGEAAAPRDAREENELREEVRRAVASANSTVSPTESIRVFRVLPEPFDLANGLLTPSMKLRRDAISQRFAAEIDAMYQTSSRRPREYTPNEPSVWDDSDNVFR from the coding sequence ATGCACGCGTTCGAACTTCCTCCACCGGCCGCCACCGCCATGCAGGGGGGACTCGCCGACAGTCTCTTCGAGACGGCGCGGCGTGAGCCGACACTCGCCCAGGTGGCTCGCCGCCTCGACGGGGCTTCCGGTACCTGGGCACCGATCACCGCGGCCGAGCTGTGGGACGAGGTCGTGGACGTCGCCAGGGGGTTGGTCGCCTCCGGGATACGCCCCGGCAACCGCGTCGCCATCATGGCGCGCACACGCTACGAGTGGACCGTCCTCAGCTACGCGCTGTGGACGGTGGGCGCCGAGCTCGTCCCGATCTACCCGACCTCGTCGCACGAGCAGGTCGCGTGGATCCTCCAGGACGCGGCCTGCGTCGCCGTGGTCGTCGAGGACGAACAGGGCATCATGACGGTCGGCTCGGCGTGCGCGTCGCTCCCGTCGCTGCGCCACGTCTGGCAGTTGGACACCGGGGCCCTGTCGAAGCTCGCCGAACGGGGCCGGGCGATACCGCCGACGACGGTCGACTCGCTCCGCCGCATCGTGCTGCCCGACTCGACCGCGGTCATCGCGTACACCTCCGGCACCACGGGGAACCCGAAGGGCTGCGCGCTGACCCACCGCGGCCTGGCCAGCCCCGTCGACACGCTGCTCACGGGCTGGAGACAGACGGCCGCTCCGCCCGGTGAGCAGCCCGCCATCCTCGCCTTCCTGCCCTTCTCGCACGTGTACGGCCTGATGATCCAGGGGCTGTGCCTGCGCGGCGGCATCCTGCTGGGACACGAACCCGACCTGAGCGAGGAGGCGCTCTCCGCGGCGCTGCTCTCCTTCCGTCCCACCTTCCTCTACGCCGTCCCGTTCGTCTTCGAGAAGATCTACAAGAACTTCGTGCGGACGGCGCAGCAGACCGGCCGTGCCGCCCTGTTCGAGCGTGCCGTCCAGACGGCCAAGGACTTCGCCGCGGCCGGCGAGCGTCAGCGCCTGGGCACCGGGCCCGGTCCCGGCTTCGACCTGAGACTGCAGCATGCCCTCTACGAGAAGACCGTCTACCGGAAGCTGCGCGCCACCCTGGGCGGACGGGTGTGCGGTGCGGTCTCGGGCGGTTCGCCCCTCAACCGGGAACTCGCGCTCTTCTACGCGGGCATCGGGATCCTCGTCCACGACGGTTACGGGCTCACCGAGACGAGCGGCGGCATCACCGCGCAGCCGGTGGGCCGGGCGAAGTTCGGAACCGTCGGGCAGGCGCTGCCGGGCACGGACATCCGGGTGGCCGACGACGGGGAGATCCTGGTCTGGGGACCCTCGGTGTTCCAGGGGTACATCAACGACGAGGCCGCCACCCACGCGTCGTTCCAGGACGGGTGGCTCGCGACGGGCGACATCGGCCGCCTCGACACCGAGCGGTATCTCACCATCACCGGTCGCAAGAAGGACATCATCATCACGAGCGGCGGCAAGAGCGTGGCTCCCGCCGTCCTCGAAGAGCGTCTGCGCGTCCATCCGTTGATCCATCAGGCGGTGATCGTGGGCGACAACCGGCCCTGCGTGGGTGCCCTCATCACCCTGGATCCCGACTTCCTCGCGCACTGGCGCGGAACATGGACCAAGGGTGAGGCGGCGGCGCCCCGCGACGCCCGGGAGGAGAACGAGCTGCGCGAGGAGGTCAGGCGCGCCGTGGCCTCGGCCAACAGCACCGTGTCCCCCACGGAGTCCATCAGGGTGTTCCGCGTACTTCCTGAACCCTTCGACCTGGCCAACGGGTTGTTGACCCCTTCGATGAAACTGCGTCGGGACGCCATCTCGCAGCGCTTCGCCGCCGAGATCGACGCCATGTACCAGACGTCCTCGCGACGGCCGCGGGAGTACACGCCGAACGAGCCGTCGGTCTGGGACGATTCGGACAACGTGTTCCGCTGA